One genomic segment of Erysipelotrichaceae bacterium 66202529 includes these proteins:
- a CDS encoding acyltransferase family protein, with protein sequence MTWMKRNIIIGCMSMMILLLYMTNILQNKNYMVQPLLLILLAGAGSLFIMRAETHMTYNAGLQKLQYENLDVFRFLSSIIIIILHVRPFFNISAQADIAINNIIGRICVPFFFLVSGFFAARQEQKKPDYIRSYIRSMIPVYLVWSAVYLPSSFSLAAPYIEQGLQVLKGMGIPGVIQILLLFLLIPLVILIALLYSGVYYHLWYFPALLLSMLVLQYWKKKHTLKVLLAVSFVLLLFGATETYYGFCGNFFQSLLHYYYAIFFTTRNFLFFALFYVTLGYWIGTKEQPVSSLCFLKLLLSIVALIAEGLLLQTTQRLDSNILLACVPLVYYLFSCLLYTNIDVSRLHKIPLRAVSKYYYLIHPLMILFVELWFPHIDSLFLAIGKVLCVLCFTHAASLAVLHIKKRYPVLPL encoded by the coding sequence ATGACCTGGATGAAAAGAAACATCATTATCGGCTGTATGAGCATGATGATCCTGCTGTTATACATGACGAATATCTTACAAAACAAAAATTATATGGTACAGCCACTGCTTCTTATTCTGCTTGCCGGTGCTGGTTCGCTGTTTATCATGCGGGCGGAAACACATATGACATACAATGCAGGACTGCAGAAGCTGCAATATGAGAATCTCGATGTATTTCGTTTTTTGTCCTCGATCATTATCATTATTTTGCATGTGCGCCCATTCTTTAACATTTCGGCGCAGGCGGATATAGCAATCAATAACATCATCGGCAGAATTTGTGTTCCTTTTTTCTTTCTGGTCAGCGGATTTTTTGCCGCAAGACAGGAGCAGAAGAAGCCGGATTACATACGTTCCTATATTCGTTCCATGATACCGGTATATCTGGTATGGAGTGCAGTGTATCTGCCTAGCTCCTTTTCACTGGCAGCCCCTTATATTGAACAGGGCTTGCAGGTGCTAAAGGGAATGGGAATACCCGGTGTCATTCAGATATTGCTGCTGTTTCTGCTCATCCCTTTGGTGATTTTGATCGCCTTGCTGTATTCCGGCGTATATTATCATCTCTGGTATTTTCCGGCGCTTCTGCTGTCAATGCTCGTCTTGCAATACTGGAAAAAAAAGCATACCCTGAAGGTACTGCTTGCCGTGTCATTTGTTCTTTTGCTGTTTGGTGCTACGGAAACCTACTACGGCTTCTGTGGGAACTTCTTTCAAAGTCTGCTTCATTATTATTACGCAATCTTTTTCACAACACGTAATTTTCTATTCTTTGCTTTATTTTATGTCACACTGGGCTATTGGATCGGTACAAAGGAGCAGCCGGTTTCTTCCTTATGCTTTTTGAAGCTGCTGCTCAGCATTGTGGCACTGATCGCAGAGGGTCTGCTGCTGCAGACAACCCAGCGCCTTGATAGCAATATTCTGCTAGCCTGTGTACCACTGGTCTATTATCTGTTTTCCTGTCTGCTATATACAAATATTGATGTATCCAGACTGCACAAGATACCCTTACGGGCAGTATCAAAATATTATTATCTCATTCATCCGCTGATGATCCTGTTTGTAGAGCTCTGGTTTCCGCACATTGATTCTCTGTTCCTGGCTATTGGAAAGGTGCTATGTGTGCTGTGCTTTACACACGCTGCCTCTCTTGCTGTACTGCATATAAAGAAAAGGTATCCTGTTCTTCCCCTGTAA
- a CDS encoding DUF2179 domain-containing protein: MQKLKTPHSQALVTIGSVLLSALLQTYVIQTMMQPTGLLSGGFTGLAILLDRIAGVIGFPFSVSAGILMLNIPLALLCYRRLSKRFTLYSSIQFLSSSIFLQLFHFQPLVHDLFLQVIFGGFLYGFSAVIALRGNASTGGTDFIALYVSNRLGKSIWGYVFFGNTLLLCVSGLLFGWLYAGYSILFQYITTRTIEMFYHRYERLTIEIMTRNRRAVSDAYIHRYKHGITIIPAYGGYHHNRIYLLQTVVSSYEVYDIVQLVRKTDPEALINVMKTEQFYGTFYQQPLE, encoded by the coding sequence ATGCAAAAACTGAAAACGCCGCATTCACAAGCCCTGGTAACAATCGGCAGCGTACTGCTATCCGCTCTTTTACAAACCTATGTCATTCAGACCATGATGCAGCCGACAGGACTGCTGTCCGGCGGGTTTACCGGTCTGGCTATTCTGCTGGACCGCATCGCCGGTGTTATCGGCTTTCCTTTTTCTGTTTCAGCAGGAATCCTTATGCTGAATATCCCACTGGCACTGCTTTGCTATCGGCGTCTCAGCAAGCGTTTCACATTATATTCCAGCATCCAGTTTCTTTCATCCAGTATATTTTTACAGCTTTTTCATTTTCAGCCGCTCGTTCATGATCTTTTTCTGCAGGTAATTTTTGGAGGCTTTCTATACGGCTTCAGTGCAGTTATTGCACTACGTGGCAATGCGTCCACCGGGGGCACTGATTTCATTGCGTTATATGTATCCAACCGCCTGGGAAAATCTATCTGGGGCTATGTATTCTTTGGAAACACACTGCTTCTTTGTGTATCCGGCCTGCTGTTTGGCTGGCTGTATGCAGGCTATTCCATTTTGTTTCAGTATATTACAACGAGGACGATTGAAATGTTTTATCACCGCTATGAACGTTTGACAATAGAAATTATGACGAGAAACAGAAGGGCGGTAAGCGATGCCTATATACACCGGTATAAGCATGGCATCACCATCATTCCTGCATATGGCGGCTATCATCATAACCGCATCTATCTACTGCAGACAGTGGTATCCTCTTATGAGGTATATGATATCGTCCAGCTGGTGAGGAAAACAGATCCGGAGGCTCTTATAAATGTTATGAAAACAGAGCAATTTTACGGCACCTTTTATCAACAGCCGTTGGAATAG
- a CDS encoding leucine--tRNA ligase has product MNYNHQEVEKKWQSYWLNNKTFACDAWDFDKPKCYVLDMFPYPSGNGLHVGHPEGYTATDIVCRMKRMQGHNVLHPMGWDAFGLPAEQFAITTGNHPAQFTKMNIDHFREQIRALGFSYDWDREISTTDPNYYKWTQWIFLKLYDKGLAYVDEIPVNWCPELGTVLANEEVIDGKSERGGFPVIRKPMRQWVLKITEYAERLLEDLELCDWPTSTKEMQINWIGKSKGANVIFKIKDTSKEFTVFTTRCDTLFGATYCVMAPEHPYVDEITTKEQKEAVEAYKKSCATKSDLERTELNKEKTGVFTGAYAINPVNGKEVPIWISDYVLASYGTGAIMAVPAHDTRDWEFAKKFDIAIIPVLEGGDVTKEAYTEDGVHINSEFLDGMGKQEAIDTMIAWLQEHNCGCAKTTYKLRDWLFSRQRYWGEPIPIIHMEDGTTRTVDIDELPLELPETKNFKPSGSGESPLAHCEDWLNVEIDGVKGKRETNTMPQWAGSCWYYLRYIDPKNNDAIAAEELLKHWLPVDLYVGGAEHAVLHLLYARFWHKVLYDCGVVPTKEPFQRLFHQGMILGENNEKMSKSRGNVVNPDDIVESHGADALRVYEMFMGPLEAALPWSTTGLDGARRWLDRVWRLYTEYDKFTETNDGKLDKVYHATVKKVTNDVETLNLNTAISQMMIFINECYKAESIYVEYAKGFAKMFACFAPHMGEEIWSRVFGGNGTITYEPWPVYDESKLIEDEIEVIVQVNGKLRGKFTTAAASDEEALKKQALEISAVAAQIEGKTVRKIIVVKGKVVNIVAN; this is encoded by the coding sequence ATGAATTACAACCATCAGGAAGTAGAAAAAAAGTGGCAGAGCTACTGGCTGAACAATAAAACCTTTGCATGTGATGCATGGGATTTTGATAAGCCGAAGTGCTATGTGCTGGATATGTTCCCATATCCAAGCGGCAACGGACTTCATGTCGGACACCCGGAGGGGTATACCGCAACCGATATTGTCTGCCGTATGAAGCGTATGCAGGGGCACAATGTCCTGCATCCAATGGGCTGGGATGCGTTTGGTCTGCCGGCCGAGCAGTTTGCTATCACTACGGGAAATCATCCTGCACAGTTTACAAAAATGAACATTGATCATTTCCGTGAACAGATTCGTGCACTTGGCTTTTCCTATGACTGGGATCGCGAGATTTCCACGACAGATCCGAATTATTATAAATGGACACAGTGGATATTCCTGAAGCTGTATGATAAAGGGCTGGCCTATGTGGATGAAATCCCTGTCAACTGGTGTCCGGAGCTTGGTACCGTACTTGCCAATGAGGAAGTGATTGACGGTAAGAGTGAGCGTGGAGGCTTTCCGGTTATACGTAAGCCGATGCGTCAGTGGGTATTGAAAATCACGGAGTATGCGGAGCGTCTGCTGGAGGATTTGGAGCTTTGTGACTGGCCGACTTCCACAAAGGAAATGCAGATCAACTGGATTGGAAAATCCAAGGGTGCAAATGTCATCTTCAAAATCAAGGATACCAGTAAGGAATTTACCGTGTTTACCACGCGCTGCGATACGCTGTTTGGGGCTACCTACTGCGTTATGGCACCGGAGCATCCTTATGTGGATGAAATCACAACAAAGGAACAGAAGGAAGCTGTTGAGGCTTATAAGAAGTCCTGTGCGACAAAATCCGATCTGGAGCGTACAGAGCTGAATAAGGAGAAGACCGGTGTATTCACGGGAGCCTATGCGATCAATCCGGTAAACGGAAAAGAGGTACCAATCTGGATTTCCGATTATGTATTGGCAAGCTATGGTACCGGAGCAATCATGGCCGTACCGGCACATGACACCCGTGACTGGGAATTTGCCAAAAAATTTGACATTGCCATCATTCCGGTGTTGGAAGGCGGCGATGTAACAAAGGAAGCCTATACAGAAGACGGTGTACATATCAATTCCGAATTCCTGGACGGTATGGGAAAGCAGGAGGCAATCGATACGATGATCGCCTGGCTACAGGAGCATAACTGCGGCTGTGCGAAAACGACATACAAGCTGAGAGACTGGCTGTTCTCCAGACAGCGTTACTGGGGGGAGCCGATTCCGATTATCCATATGGAGGATGGAACCACACGTACGGTGGATATTGATGAGCTGCCGCTGGAGCTGCCGGAGACAAAAAATTTCAAGCCGAGCGGTTCCGGAGAATCTCCGCTTGCACACTGTGAGGACTGGCTGAATGTCGAAATAGACGGTGTGAAGGGAAAGCGTGAAACGAATACGATGCCGCAGTGGGCAGGCTCCTGCTGGTATTACCTGCGCTATATTGATCCGAAAAACAATGATGCAATCGCGGCAGAGGAGCTGTTAAAGCACTGGCTGCCGGTTGATCTGTATGTCGGTGGTGCAGAGCATGCCGTATTGCATCTGCTGTACGCGCGCTTCTGGCACAAGGTGCTATATGACTGCGGTGTTGTACCTACAAAGGAGCCGTTCCAGAGACTGTTCCACCAGGGAATGATTCTGGGTGAAAATAATGAAAAAATGTCCAAATCCAGAGGAAATGTGGTAAATCCGGATGATATCGTGGAAAGCCACGGGGCAGATGCACTGCGAGTTTATGAAATGTTCATGGGACCGCTGGAAGCAGCACTGCCTTGGAGTACAACGGGGCTGGACGGGGCCAGAAGATGGCTGGATCGTGTATGGAGATTGTACACGGAGTATGATAAGTTCACGGAAACAAACGACGGAAAGCTGGACAAGGTATACCATGCGACGGTCAAAAAGGTAACCAATGATGTGGAAACACTGAATCTGAATACTGCGATTTCACAAATGATGATTTTTATCAATGAATGCTATAAGGCAGAAAGCATTTATGTGGAATATGCAAAGGGCTTTGCCAAGATGTTTGCCTGCTTCGCACCGCATATGGGAGAAGAAATCTGGAGCCGTGTGTTTGGCGGAAACGGAACGATCACCTATGAGCCTTGGCCGGTATATGATGAATCCAAGCTAATTGAGGATGAAATTGAGGTTATCGTACAGGTTAATGGCAAGCTGCGCGGGAAATTTACGACAGCAGCAGCCAGCGATGAGGAAGCATTGAAAAAGCAGGCTCTGGAAATCAGTGCGGTTGCGGCACAGATCGAGGGAAAAACAGTACGCAAGATTATTGTCGTAAAGGGCAAGGTTGTCAATATCGTTGCCAATTAA
- the gltA gene encoding NADPH-dependent glutamate synthase, giving the protein MPNMSLKKVEMPVQDGQVRRNNFDEVALGYTKEMAMEEAQRCLHCPTKPCISGCPVAVNIPDFIEQVKEGNFEEAYRIIHETSSLPAVCGRVCPQEKQCEAKCVRGVKGEAVAIGRLERFVADWYRENVKDEVHKPESNGHKVAVVGAGPAGLTCAGDLAKKGYQVSVFEALHVAGGVLMYGIPEFRLPKTVVQHEIEGLKQMGVDIQTNMVIGRSESVDDLFDAGYESVFIGSGAGLPSFMNMPGENLKGVYSANEFLTRCNLMKAYKEGVDTPIQHPKRAVIVGGGNVAMDAARCAKRLGVEEVTIVYRRSMEELPARKEEVEHAMEEGIIFKLLTNPVRVLGNEDGWVCGMECVSMELGEPDESGRRRPVEIKDSNFVLDVDCMIMAIGTSPNPLIRSTTKGLETNRKGCLVADDNGATTREGVFAGGDAVTGAATVILAMGAGKTAAAAIDEYIQKK; this is encoded by the coding sequence ATGCCGAATATGTCATTAAAAAAAGTGGAAATGCCTGTTCAGGACGGACAGGTAAGAAGAAATAATTTTGATGAGGTAGCACTGGGCTATACAAAGGAAATGGCAATGGAGGAAGCGCAGCGCTGTCTGCATTGCCCTACCAAGCCATGCATCAGCGGCTGTCCGGTTGCTGTTAATATTCCAGACTTTATCGAACAGGTAAAGGAAGGTAACTTTGAAGAAGCCTATCGGATCATCCATGAAACAAGCTCTCTGCCTGCTGTCTGCGGCCGTGTATGTCCGCAGGAGAAGCAATGTGAGGCAAAGTGTGTGCGCGGTGTCAAGGGTGAAGCGGTCGCAATCGGACGCCTGGAGCGTTTTGTGGCTGACTGGTACAGAGAAAATGTCAAGGATGAGGTGCACAAGCCGGAAAGCAACGGGCATAAGGTTGCCGTAGTCGGTGCCGGGCCTGCCGGACTGACATGTGCAGGGGATCTTGCGAAAAAGGGATATCAGGTATCTGTATTTGAAGCCCTGCATGTTGCAGGTGGTGTATTGATGTATGGTATTCCGGAATTCCGTCTGCCGAAAACGGTTGTTCAGCACGAAATCGAAGGTCTCAAGCAGATGGGTGTGGATATTCAGACGAATATGGTCATTGGGCGCAGTGAATCTGTAGATGATTTGTTTGATGCTGGATATGAGTCTGTCTTTATCGGAAGTGGTGCCGGACTGCCAAGCTTTATGAATATGCCGGGTGAAAACCTGAAGGGTGTGTATTCTGCAAACGAATTTCTAACCCGCTGTAATCTGATGAAGGCTTATAAAGAGGGTGTGGATACACCGATTCAGCATCCAAAACGTGCTGTCATTGTCGGTGGCGGCAATGTCGCAATGGATGCGGCCCGCTGTGCAAAGCGACTTGGTGTGGAAGAGGTCACTATCGTATACCGCAGAAGCATGGAGGAGCTTCCTGCCCGTAAGGAGGAAGTGGAGCATGCCATGGAGGAAGGCATTATCTTCAAGCTGCTGACTAACCCGGTACGTGTGCTGGGGAATGAGGATGGCTGGGTATGCGGTATGGAATGCGTATCCATGGAACTGGGAGAGCCAGATGAGAGTGGAAGAAGGCGTCCTGTGGAGATCAAGGACAGCAATTTTGTGTTAGATGTTGACTGTATGATCATGGCCATCGGTACATCACCGAATCCGCTGATCCGTTCAACCACAAAGGGTTTGGAAACCAACCGTAAGGGCTGCCTTGTTGCGGATGATAATGGAGCAACCACGCGCGAGGGTGTGTTTGCCGGAGGAGATGCTGTCACTGGTGCGGCAACAGTTATCCTTGCCATGGGTGCAGGAAAAACGGCAGCTGCAGCTATCGACGAGTATATTCAGAAAAAATAG
- a CDS encoding sulfide/dihydroorotate dehydrogenase-like FAD/NAD-binding protein: MYKVIEKEILNPTVTKMVVEAPAVAKKALAGQFIILRVHENGERIPLTIADYDRERGTITIIFQIVGKTTMLLNQLNEGDSILDFVGPLGKPSHVDGYKKVCVIGGGVGCAIAYPTAKALHENGTEVTVITGFRNKDLVILEEEFKQVSTHAYLVSDDGSTGVKGLVTNVLEDLINKGESFDEVIAIGPLIMMKFVCQLTKKYGIKTVVSMNPIMIDGTGMCGGCRLSVGGETKFACVDGPDFDGHLVDFDEAMSRGATYREFEAHAREEACNLMNKEVR, from the coding sequence ATGTACAAGGTTATAGAGAAAGAAATTCTAAATCCAACCGTTACCAAAATGGTTGTAGAAGCACCCGCAGTAGCTAAAAAGGCGCTGGCAGGACAGTTCATTATTCTGCGCGTACATGAAAATGGAGAACGTATTCCATTGACCATAGCAGATTATGACAGAGAACGAGGAACGATTACGATCATTTTCCAAATTGTTGGAAAAACGACCATGCTGCTGAATCAGCTGAATGAGGGAGACAGCATTCTGGATTTTGTAGGGCCGCTGGGCAAGCCTTCGCATGTGGACGGCTACAAAAAGGTTTGTGTCATCGGTGGAGGCGTCGGCTGTGCCATTGCTTATCCGACTGCCAAGGCTTTACATGAGAATGGTACAGAGGTTACGGTCATCACCGGCTTCCGTAATAAGGATCTGGTCATTCTGGAGGAGGAATTTAAACAGGTCAGCACACATGCCTATCTGGTAAGTGATGATGGAAGCACCGGTGTTAAGGGACTGGTAACCAATGTGCTGGAGGATTTGATCAATAAAGGGGAGAGCTTTGACGAGGTGATTGCGATCGGACCGCTGATCATGATGAAATTTGTATGTCAGCTGACGAAGAAATACGGTATTAAAACAGTGGTATCCATGAATCCGATCATGATTGACGGTACTGGAATGTGCGGCGGCTGCCGGTTGAGTGTCGGCGGCGAAACGAAATTTGCTTGTGTGGACGGGCCGGACTTTGACGGACATCTGGTTGATTTTGACGAGGCGATGTCCCGTGGGGCAACCTATCGTGAATTTGAGGCACATGCCAGGGAAGAAGCCTGTAATCTGATGAACAAGGAGGTGCGCTGA
- a CDS encoding type I 3-dehydroquinate dehydratase — MNTVNVRNIVIGEGIPKICVPIVGKTKEELLSEVAVLKGSAVDVVEWRMDWFEAVETVQAAVDMLQVLREALPDLPILATFRSKKEGGEREVSTAYYVELNKAIIDCKAADLIDVELFTGEKEVKELIAYAHAAGVRVIMSNHDFDKTPSYHEILTRLQAMQKLDADIPKIAVMPTCKADVLTLLQATNDMHEKFADRPIITMSMAGTGVLSRLCGEVFGSALTFGAAKKASAPGQMGVEDLKTVLTLLHKSL, encoded by the coding sequence ATGAATACGGTAAACGTTAGAAATATAGTAATCGGTGAGGGGATTCCTAAAATCTGTGTGCCGATTGTCGGAAAAACAAAAGAGGAGCTGCTTTCTGAAGTGGCTGTACTGAAGGGAAGCGCAGTAGATGTAGTGGAGTGGCGCATGGACTGGTTTGAAGCTGTGGAAACAGTTCAGGCTGCTGTAGATATGCTGCAGGTTCTTCGTGAAGCACTGCCAGACCTGCCGATTCTGGCAACCTTCCGCAGTAAGAAGGAAGGCGGAGAGCGTGAGGTAAGCACTGCATATTATGTGGAGCTGAATAAGGCAATTATCGACTGCAAAGCTGCGGATCTGATTGATGTGGAGCTGTTCACAGGAGAGAAGGAGGTCAAAGAGCTGATCGCCTATGCTCATGCCGCAGGTGTACGCGTTATCATGTCCAATCATGACTTTGATAAAACGCCATCCTATCATGAAATTCTCACACGTCTGCAGGCGATGCAGAAGCTGGATGCGGATATTCCAAAAATTGCTGTTATGCCGACATGCAAGGCAGATGTACTTACTCTGCTGCAGGCAACAAACGATATGCATGAAAAATTTGCGGATCGTCCCATCATCACGATGTCTATGGCAGGAACCGGTGTCCTGTCCAGATTGTGCGGAGAGGTCTTTGGTTCTGCGCTGACCTTTGGCGCTGCAAAAAAAGCGAGTGCACCGGGACAGATGGGAGTCGAGGATCTGAAAACCGTACTTACCCTGCTACACAAAAGTCTGTAA
- a CDS encoding DctP family TRAP transporter solute-binding subunit, giving the protein MKKITGMLIIVSLLLCGCVQKIEDPAEASAKYPWIIATDSPKDTVTGLFAHKFAEEVESLSNGSIHMEVYENGTLGSDRELIESCMGQDIPFVLQNTAPQTNFMSRLAIFDLPVAYTEIDKLRETLDDPTFMDMINAVYQENGFRLLAMGDQSFRVMTTNKSITNIQDFQGQKIRTMENPYHIAFWQSIGANPTPMTFSEVYIGLQQGTIDAQENPYEVIVSGKIYEQQDYIVQTNHLPHLLSLIVNDDFYRSLNSEQQKIVDTAAENARNYARKQADQRVSDRLDIITGSGTKIIELDAAMIAKLRKQAEPVYEEIRKQAGDALYEAYTKRMR; this is encoded by the coding sequence ATGAAAAAAATAACAGGTATGCTTATCATCGTATCCCTGCTGCTGTGCGGGTGTGTGCAGAAGATTGAGGATCCGGCTGAGGCATCTGCGAAATATCCGTGGATCATCGCGACGGATTCGCCAAAGGATACGGTAACCGGTCTGTTTGCCCATAAATTTGCTGAGGAGGTAGAGAGCTTAAGCAACGGCTCTATCCATATGGAGGTTTATGAGAACGGAACACTGGGAAGTGATCGGGAGCTCATTGAGAGCTGCATGGGACAGGATATTCCCTTTGTTTTACAAAACACGGCACCCCAGACCAACTTTATGTCCAGACTGGCTATTTTCGATCTGCCAGTTGCGTATACAGAAATCGACAAGCTGCGGGAAACGCTGGATGACCCCACGTTCATGGATATGATCAATGCGGTGTATCAAGAAAACGGCTTTCGACTGCTGGCGATGGGAGATCAGAGCTTTCGGGTCATGACGACGAATAAAAGCATTACAAATATTCAGGATTTTCAGGGACAGAAAATCCGAACGATGGAAAATCCATATCATATCGCCTTCTGGCAGTCCATCGGTGCCAATCCCACCCCGATGACCTTTTCCGAGGTTTATATCGGATTACAACAGGGGACGATTGATGCACAGGAAAATCCGTACGAGGTCATTGTGTCCGGTAAAATTTACGAGCAGCAGGACTACATCGTGCAGACCAACCATCTGCCGCATCTGCTTTCCTTGATTGTGAACGATGACTTTTATCGCTCCTTGAACAGTGAGCAACAGAAAATTGTTGATACGGCGGCTGAGAATGCAAGAAATTATGCAAGAAAACAGGCGGATCAGCGCGTGAGCGACCGTCTGGATATCATCACAGGCAGCGGTACGAAAATTATAGAGCTGGATGCGGCTATGATTGCCAAGCTGCGCAAGCAGGCAGAACCTGTATATGAAGAAATCCGAAAACAGGCAGGGGATGCGCTGTATGAAGCATATACAAAACGTATGCGTTAG
- a CDS encoding TRAP transporter large permease subunit — protein MMAIGIMLLFVLLLLVSVPISATLSAVSLAPSLMDPNFHISAEYIIRAMLGGIDSFPLLAVPMFVLSGILMAKGGVSKKLFDVFSYFLGEHTAGMPCAVIVTCLFYGAISGSAPATVAAVGSMTIPLLIRIGYDKVFVTAIVAVAGGLGVIIPPSIPFILYGMASGASVGKMFMAGIIPGILIALLLMLYAVYHCRKYGEDKEKISAEVSVLHNKGFCRVFMDSFWALLTPVIILGCIYTGIASPTEAAVISVFYALLISMLVYRTLKFRDLKGVLVEAIRTFAPILFILSAAVAFSRIITLLQIPDMAGEFILSTFSGKVAVLLVINALLLIVGMVMDTSPAILILTPILIPITNSIGVDPIQFGIIMVVNLAIGFVTPPIGINLFVASSLTDVPVMKIAKKAMPLIVFFLLALLAITFIPQISLLLVS, from the coding sequence ATGATGGCAATAGGTATAATGCTTCTGTTTGTTCTGCTTCTGCTTGTTTCCGTACCGATTTCTGCGACGTTATCGGCGGTATCGCTGGCGCCATCGCTCATGGATCCCAATTTCCATATATCCGCTGAGTACATCATTCGTGCCATGCTGGGAGGAATTGACTCCTTTCCGCTGCTGGCCGTTCCCATGTTTGTCTTATCCGGTATACTGATGGCCAAGGGGGGCGTCAGTAAAAAGCTGTTTGATGTCTTCTCTTATTTTCTCGGAGAGCATACTGCCGGGATGCCCTGTGCTGTCATTGTGACCTGTTTGTTTTACGGCGCTATTTCCGGCAGTGCACCGGCAACTGTGGCCGCAGTGGGAAGCATGACGATTCCACTGCTGATCCGCATTGGCTATGATAAGGTGTTTGTGACTGCCATCGTTGCGGTGGCAGGCGGTCTCGGTGTGATTATTCCACCAAGTATTCCCTTTATATTATATGGCATGGCCAGCGGAGCCAGCGTTGGAAAAATGTTTATGGCAGGTATTATACCAGGTATTCTGATTGCGCTTCTGCTCATGCTTTATGCCGTATATCACTGCCGTAAGTATGGGGAGGACAAGGAAAAGATTTCTGCGGAGGTATCTGTCTTACATAATAAGGGCTTTTGCAGAGTCTTTATGGACAGCTTCTGGGCACTTCTGACACCGGTGATTATTCTTGGCTGTATCTACACGGGTATCGCTTCACCGACGGAGGCTGCCGTTATCTCGGTATTTTATGCGCTGCTGATTTCCATGCTTGTTTACCGCACACTGAAATTCAGGGATTTAAAGGGTGTACTGGTTGAGGCAATCCGTACCTTTGCGCCCATTCTGTTTATATTGAGTGCCGCTGTGGCCTTTTCCCGTATCATCACCCTGCTGCAGATTCCGGATATGGCAGGGGAATTCATTCTGTCCACCTTCAGCGGCAAGGTAGCGGTTCTGCTCGTTATCAATGCATTGCTGCTGATTGTCGGCATGGTGATGGATACATCGCCGGCGATTCTGATTCTGACGCCGATTCTGATTCCTATTACAAACAGTATCGGTGTGGATCCGATTCAATTCGGTATCATTATGGTTGTCAATCTCGCCATCGGCTTTGTGACACCGCCAATCGGTATCAATCTGTTTGTCGCAAGCTCTCTGACGGATGTTCCGGTCATGAAGATTGCGAAGAAGGCAATGCCGCTGATCGTGTTCTTTCTGCTTGCATTGCTGGCCATTACCTTTATTCCGCAGATTTCACTGCTGCTGGTATCGTAA
- a CDS encoding TRAP transporter small permease subunit — protein sequence MKILRWLDDNLEETLLIALLVVMTLLMGLQVFSRYILNASLSWSEELTRYLFIWSGFLSISYCIKKWISIKIDQIILLFPKPVYVVAQLILNVILFALFAYLAWHALTYLQMSIASGQKSPALGLPMPFVQAAPLVGFSLASVRALQQIVLEIGNIRHFMTCGEIRTRGE from the coding sequence ATGAAAATTTTACGATGGCTGGATGATAATCTGGAGGAAACACTGCTGATCGCATTGCTTGTAGTGATGACCCTTCTGATGGGACTGCAGGTGTTCAGCCGCTATATTCTAAACGCTTCTTTGAGCTGGTCGGAGGAGCTGACACGCTATCTGTTTATCTGGAGCGGGTTTCTAAGCATCAGCTACTGTATCAAAAAATGGATTTCCATTAAAATTGACCAGATCATTTTACTGTTTCCCAAACCGGTGTATGTCGTTGCACAATTGATTTTGAATGTGATTCTGTTCGCGCTGTTTGCTTATCTGGCATGGCATGCGCTCACTTATCTGCAAATGAGCATTGCCAGCGGACAGAAATCACCTGCACTGGGATTGCCGATGCCTTTTGTTCAGGCAGCGCCGCTTGTCGGCTTTTCACTGGCAAGTGTACGCGCCCTGCAGCAGATTGTGCTGGAAATCGGTAATATTCGGCATTTTATGACCTGCGGGGAAATCCGTACGAGGGGGGAGTAG